The Bubalus bubalis isolate 160015118507 breed Murrah chromosome 16, NDDB_SH_1, whole genome shotgun sequence genome window below encodes:
- the LOC102393917 gene encoding olfactory receptor 140 codes for MDFFRLPNNVTEFVLLGLTQNPHLQKVLFIVFLFIFLFTVLANLFIVITVSLSPTLSTPMYFFLTHLSLLDASLTSVSTPKMTFDLLHQRRTISWGGCLTQLFMEHFLGASEVIVLTVMAYDRYVAICKPLHYTTIMRQGLCRLLVVVAWIGGILHATVQILFTGDLTFCGPNVIDHFMCDFFSLLEISCSDTYRLGMVVAANTGGMAMLIFLLLLISYVVILSSLKSHSSEGRRKALSTCGSHFTVVMLFFGPCIFTYTRPVATYPADKLVTVFYGILTPLLNPIIYTVRNTEVKNAMRSLLKKRVT; via the coding sequence ATGGATTTCTTCAGGCTTCCCAACAATGTGACTGAATTTGTTCTCCTGGGACTCACACAGAATCCACACTTGCAGAAAGTACTCTTCATTGtctttctgttcattttcctGTTCACTGTCCTGGCCAATCTTTTCATCGTCATCACCGTCTCCCTCAGCCCCACGCTTTCCACtcccatgtacttctttctcacCCATTTGTCCTTGTTAGATGCTTCCTTGACCTCTGTCAGCACCCCTAAAATGACTTTTGACCTGCTGCACCAGAGGAGAACCATCTCCTGGGGAGGCTGCCTGACTCAGCTCTTTATGGAGCACTTCCTGGGAGCATCAGAAGTAATCGTCCTCACtgtcatggcctatgaccgctatgtggccatctgcaagcctctGCACTACACGACCATCATGCGACAGGGGCTCTGCCGACTCCTGGTGGTGGTGGCCTGGATCGGggggatcctgcatgccacagtgcAGATTCTTTTCACAGGAGACTTGACCTTCTGTGGTCCCAATGTCATTGACCACTTCATGTGTGATTTCTTCTCACTGTTGGAAATTTCCTGCAGCGACACCTACAGGCTTGGAATGGTGGTGGCGGCTAACACTGGGGGCATGGCCATgctcatttttcttctgcttctcattTCCTATGTAGTCATCCTGAGCTCCCTGAAATCCCATAGCTCTGAAGGACGACGCAAAGCCCTCTCTACATGTGGCTCCCACTTTACAGTAGTCATGCTCTTTTTTGGACCATGTATATTCACTTACACACGTCCTGTGGCCACTTACCCTGCAGACAAGTTGGTGACAGTGTTTTACGGAATCCTCACGCCCTTGTTAAATCCTATCATTTACACAGTGAGAAACACAGAAGTGAAAAATGCCATGAGGAGTTTGTTAAAGAAGAGAGTGACTTAG